A genomic region of Streptosporangium lutulentum contains the following coding sequences:
- a CDS encoding glycosyl hydrolase family 28-related protein: protein MTAVTVGLSVVLGGPALADRGPNGSSTPVVTRAALAPSLVAGRGADVDFAEQEAENAATNGTTIGPDRTAYTLPSEASGRRAVKLTAGQHVEFTLPSKANAITVRYSIPDAPGGGGITAPLNVTVNGGAKKTMTLTSQYAWLYNQYPFTNDPNADLLHPDWWITECACVPNATTPAPTITKPFRPTHFYDEQRLLLGKTYRAGDKVRLTVPAGSNAAWTVIDLLDSELVGAPHVRLLAANVLAFGADPSGRRDSADAFDKAIAFAKRSRLKVYIPPGTFQVNRHIIVDNVTIEGAGNWYTIIKGREVALGTPAPDGSVHTGVGFYGKDASAGGSKNVHLSGFAIEGDVRERIDTDQVNGIGGALSDSTVDGLHIRHTKVGMWFDGPMKNLKITNNVIVDQIADALNFHGGVTDSVVSNNFVRNTGDDGLALWSEKIANARNTFDRNTVQTPTLANGIAVYGGTDNTVSNNLVADPIREGSGIHVGSRFGAEAFAGQLSIKDNTTARAGTYELNWNIGLGAIWLYALDKNIEADIQVVGNHFLDNTYNAIMLVSDWGVKDLYSITNVHFKDIRVDGTGTSVVSARVKGSASFENVDARNVGAVGVNNCGSFNFPPTGSEFSLTDLGGNDGGGTTGAWLAPWMLPNTITCDDRPPVVAPPAPSPW from the coding sequence CGGCTCATCGACCCCCGTCGTGACGCGCGCCGCCCTCGCCCCGTCGCTCGTCGCGGGCCGGGGAGCCGATGTCGACTTCGCCGAGCAGGAGGCGGAGAACGCCGCGACGAACGGCACGACCATCGGCCCTGACCGCACCGCGTACACGCTGCCGTCGGAGGCGTCCGGCCGTAGGGCGGTCAAGCTGACGGCCGGGCAGCACGTCGAGTTCACGCTGCCGAGCAAGGCCAACGCGATCACCGTGCGCTACAGCATTCCGGACGCGCCGGGCGGCGGCGGCATCACCGCGCCGCTCAACGTCACGGTGAACGGCGGGGCCAAGAAGACCATGACCCTCACGTCGCAGTACGCGTGGCTGTACAACCAGTATCCGTTCACGAACGACCCGAACGCCGATCTGCTCCACCCCGACTGGTGGATCACCGAGTGCGCCTGCGTGCCCAACGCCACGACGCCGGCCCCGACGATCACGAAGCCGTTCCGTCCGACGCACTTCTACGACGAGCAGCGGCTCCTGCTCGGCAAGACGTACCGCGCGGGTGACAAGGTGCGGCTCACGGTCCCCGCGGGGAGCAACGCCGCGTGGACGGTCATCGACCTGCTCGACTCGGAGCTCGTCGGCGCGCCGCACGTCAGGCTCCTCGCGGCGAACGTGCTGGCGTTCGGCGCCGACCCGTCCGGCCGGCGCGACTCGGCCGACGCGTTCGACAAGGCGATCGCCTTCGCCAAGCGCAGCCGTCTCAAGGTCTACATCCCGCCGGGCACCTTCCAGGTGAACCGCCACATCATCGTCGACAACGTGACGATTGAGGGCGCCGGCAACTGGTACACGATCATCAAGGGCCGCGAGGTCGCCCTCGGCACCCCGGCCCCCGACGGCTCGGTGCACACCGGCGTCGGTTTCTACGGCAAGGACGCGTCGGCCGGCGGCAGCAAGAACGTCCACCTGTCCGGCTTCGCCATCGAGGGTGACGTCCGCGAGCGCATCGACACCGACCAGGTGAACGGCATCGGCGGGGCGCTGAGCGACTCGACCGTCGACGGCCTCCACATCCGCCACACCAAGGTGGGCATGTGGTTCGACGGGCCGATGAAGAACCTGAAGATCACGAACAACGTCATCGTCGACCAGATCGCCGACGCCCTCAACTTCCACGGCGGTGTCACGGACTCGGTCGTGTCGAACAACTTCGTCCGCAACACCGGTGACGACGGCCTCGCCCTGTGGTCCGAGAAGATCGCCAACGCCCGCAACACGTTCGACCGCAACACCGTGCAGACGCCGACCCTCGCGAACGGCATCGCCGTCTACGGCGGTACGGACAACACCGTCTCGAACAACCTCGTCGCCGACCCGATCCGCGAGGGCAGCGGCATCCACGTCGGCTCCCGCTTCGGCGCCGAGGCGTTCGCCGGGCAGCTGTCGATCAAGGACAACACCACCGCCCGGGCCGGCACGTACGAGCTGAACTGGAACATCGGCCTGGGGGCCATCTGGCTCTACGCGCTCGACAAGAACATCGAGGCGGACATCCAGGTGGTCGGGAACCACTTCCTCGACAACACCTACAACGCGATCATGCTGGTCAGCGACTGGGGAGTGAAGGACCTTTACTCGATCACGAACGTCCACTTCAAGGACATCAGGGTCGACGGCACCGGAACCTCGGTGGTCAGCGCCCGGGTGAAGGGGTCCGCCTCCTTCGAGAACGTGGACGCCCGCAACGTCGGCGCGGTCGGCGTCAACAACTGCGGCTCGTTCAACTTCCCGCCCACCGGTTCGGAGTTCTCGCTGACGGACCTCGGCGGCAACGACGGCGGCGGCACCACCGGAGCCTGGCTCGCCCCGTGGATGCTGCCGAACACCATCACCTGCGACGACCGCCCGCCGGTCGTCGCGCCTCCGGCGCCGTCCCCGTGGTGA
- a CDS encoding 3-methyladenine DNA glycosylase — protein sequence MDVLEPEEWQARAEAHRRRVEVWAAPHLARRARGETHPIEDFLFTYYGHRPARLRQWHPGAGVVLKGARDFGRDYLDIPEGAVLDTAALMDRRGDSVAWIARLLAATASRPAFLGCFGLHEWAMVYKTTEVRHDSWPLRLSGEEIAEVVDQRGVRCGHFDAFRFFTPEARPLNALQPTRQLQEELEQPGCLHANMDLYKWAYKLSPLVSGELVADCFMLARDIRAVDMRASPYDLSSLGHRAIRIETPEGRAEYAAEQRGFAERARPQRQRLLDACERLLAGTRP from the coding sequence GTGGATGTTCTGGAGCCGGAGGAGTGGCAGGCCCGGGCGGAGGCCCACCGCCGACGGGTCGAGGTGTGGGCGGCCCCGCACCTGGCGCGCAGGGCGCGGGGCGAGACCCATCCCATCGAGGACTTCCTGTTCACCTACTACGGGCACCGGCCGGCGCGGCTGCGGCAGTGGCATCCGGGCGCCGGAGTGGTCCTGAAGGGGGCACGCGACTTCGGCCGCGACTACCTCGACATCCCCGAGGGGGCCGTGCTCGACACCGCGGCGCTGATGGACAGGCGCGGGGACTCCGTCGCGTGGATCGCGCGACTGCTGGCCGCCACCGCGTCACGGCCGGCGTTCCTGGGCTGCTTCGGCCTGCACGAGTGGGCGATGGTCTACAAGACCACGGAGGTACGGCACGACTCCTGGCCGCTGCGGCTCAGCGGGGAGGAGATCGCGGAGGTGGTGGACCAGCGGGGCGTGCGGTGCGGCCATTTCGACGCGTTCCGCTTCTTCACCCCGGAGGCGCGCCCGCTCAACGCGCTGCAGCCGACGCGGCAGCTGCAGGAGGAGCTGGAGCAGCCGGGCTGCCTGCACGCCAACATGGACCTGTACAAGTGGGCGTACAAGCTGTCGCCGCTGGTGAGCGGCGAGCTGGTCGCCGACTGCTTCATGCTGGCCCGGGACATCCGCGCCGTGGACATGCGGGCCAGTCCGTACGACCTGAGCTCGCTCGGCCATCGGGCGATCCGGATCGAGACCCCCGAGGGACGCGCCGAGTACGCCGCCGAACAGCGGGGGTTCGCCGAGCGGGCGCGGCCGCAGCGGCAACGCCTGCTCGACGCCTGCGAACGCCTGCTCGCCGGCACCCGCCCCTGA